The genomic stretch GTTCTTTCATAAGCATTAAGCCAAATCTCTACATGATGAATTCCTTTAATGGTATAATCTTTTGGAATAAAGCCATTATAGTAACCTTTCCGATCATCTTTATCATTAAAAACCAACTCCAATCCCAATCCGTCAAAATCTTCAAGATAAATAAAAACTTCACCTGAAAACCTCTCTTGTGGCTGCTTGTAAGGAATATTAAACTGATCCAGACGATTAAGCCAATAATCTAATGCTTCCATCGAGGCCGAAAAAGCTGTTGTATTGAGCATTCCTTTTCCGTGTCTTCCGTTCACAAGATCTTTTCCGTAAGGAAAAGTGGTCATAATCGTTCCGGGAGTTCCGAATTCGTCTCCGAAATAGAAATGATAAACATCTGAATAATCAAAATTAACGGTTTTCTTTACCAATCGAAGCCCTAAAACTCCTGTATAAAAGTCTATATTTTCCTGTGAGTTGCCAGTAATAGCGGTGACATGATGAAGTCCTGTGATGAGTGCCATAATTTTAGATTGTTGGTTGATAGTTGTTGGTTGATGGTTTAGTTTTCTTTAAGCCAAACGTCATTATATTCTTCCGGATTGCGTTTGAACTGTGCGTGAACGTATGGACACAACGGCACAATTTTCAAATCGTTTTCTCTTGCATAAGAAACAAGTTTTTCTAATAATAATTTCGCTAAACCTTTTCCCGCATACTCTTCATCAACTTCCGTATGATAAACGGTTAATTTTTTTCCGATCACCGAAATATCCATTTTCCCGGCTTTGTTATTGTCTGAGAAAAGTTGAATTTCTCCTTTTGCGTTTCCTAAAACTACTTCTGTTCTTTCCATTGTATTAATTTTTTTTGATATTGCTAAATTAAGGTGTCTTCTAAAATTAAATGATGACCTATGATAACTTCGGTAAGGCATTTTCAATTCTTTCTCGTAAAGCTTCGTGCTGTTTTGGAAGTTTTAAATTTTTTCCTAATTCGTTCAGGGGCTCATCAACAGTAAATCCCGGGTTGTCGGTTGCTATTTCAAACAGAACGCCACCCGGCTCGCGGAAGTATAATGAATAGAAATAATCTCTGTCTATCTTCGGAGTAATGCTCAATCCTGCAGACATTACTTTCTCACGGAATTCCATTAAAACCTGATCATCTTTTACCCTGAATGCAACATGGTGATTGGTTCCGGCAGCATTTCTTCCGGCCAGAATCTTATCACTTTCAATAATATCTACAAGATTTGCTGTTTCGATTGCATCGGTTGCAAAACGGTATCTTTCACCTTCTTGTTTTTGCAGGTCGTACCCAAAAATATCAGTTAATACTTTTATTGTGGGATCTGCTTTTTTTAATGTTAAAGTAATATTATGAAAACCTTTTAATGCATTTTCGTCTTTGATATCATCTGTTGTCCATACTTTTCTGTCATCAGGAGTTGATGATTCGATGAACTGTAGCTGTAAACCGTCAGGATCTTTGAATGAAATCAATTTTTCGCCAAAAATTTCATTTTCTTCAACATTTATATTAAACTGTTGTAATCTGTTTTTCCAAAATTCTAAGCTTCCTTTCGGTACAGAGTATCCGATGTGAGTTGCCAAGCCGGTTCCGTTACTTCCTTGTCCGATTCCTTCCCAAGGAAAAAATGTCAAAATTGTTCCCGGAGTTCCTTCTTCATTTCCAAAGTAAAAATGATACGTGCCCAGATCATCAAAATTTACCGTTTTCTTTACCAACCTTACTCCTAAAACCTGAGTATAAAAATCTAAATTTCTTTTTGCGTTGTCTGCAATTGCAGTGATGTGGTGCAGCCCTAATATTCTATTTTGCATTTTCTTTAATTTTGATATGACAAATTTAGGATGATCAGAATTGCTGCACATTTAACTAGTTTAATAAATGATGTTTTAATCTTTAATAAAATTTAATCTCACTGAAAATCAATTATGCTTAAATTGATCTTAAATGCAAGCTTCATCTTTATTGATTTGACGATTCCTTTATAGGGGTACAACAGAGAAGGTGCCGATATAAAAGAAGGCGTGCAGAGAAACTTGTGGAGACAAGGCATGATGGGCGGAATTGTTGCTCATTACGACGAAATTAAAGCATTTTCTGAAACTGATTTTACAGAAGATCTAAAGGCGGTTGATATTCTTTTTAAGTACATTTAATAATTTAATTATAAATATCTCATAAAATAGAAATATTCTAAATTAAATTACAATAGATGACTAAAATTATTATTTAAAAAAGCTTTTCTATAATCATTATAAATACCACATCAATATTTTATTGTAGTATAAATACTGAATTTCACTCAGAAAAAACTCAATAAATTTGGATAACTAAAACTAATAACCATGTCTAACTTAAAAAAACTTCACAAAATTTCTATGCGGTCTGATCAAGACTAAAACCATGTCACCTTTTTATTTTCGATTGTATTAATGTCTTCCTAAAATGATAAGAAGACCAGTTATTTTAACACCAAATTTCAACGAAATGATTATCCAAAAAATCTTCAACGTCGACGATTATTATTACGACGTGTTCATGGCTATCTCAGAATCTCTCACAGGATTTTCCGTGAACGAACTGCAATCTACAGGCTTAGCCGAGACTTATTACACGCATATTCTTCATCAGATAGAAAGTGTAACGTTTACAGAATTTCTGAATATTTCTAAAGATATTCTTGAAAATTCTACTACACAGAATCAACTCAACAACGCCATTTCTTCTGACATTCTTGCCAATCCTGCGACTCAGGATATTGCCAACAGCATTATCACGCTTTGGTACCTAGGAACCTGGGAAGGCGCTTACATCAACGATCTGTCTTACAAAGAAGGATTGGTCTGGAACTTGATGCAAGCTCATCCACCCGGAGCAAAACAGCCTGGCTTTAAATCTTGGGGCGTAAAACCTGTAAACAGCAACTCATGAATCAAAAAGAAAAACCACAA from Chryseobacterium indoltheticum encodes the following:
- a CDS encoding VOC family protein, producing the protein MALITGLHHVTAITGNSQENIDFYTGVLGLRLVKKTVNFDYSDVYHFYFGDEFGTPGTIMTTFPYGKDLVNGRHGKGMLNTTAFSASMEALDYWLNRLDQFNIPYKQPQERFSGEVFIYLEDFDGLGLELVFNDKDDRKGYYNGFIPKDYTIKGIHHVEIWLNAYERTSALLTTQMDHKVIAESSNRVRLGTEDFPGKYVDLVAAPDSLKGLAGRGTVHHVAFATPTAETQLEMIEKLNKFGLEHTEVKDRKYFTSVYFKEPGGVLFEIATSGPGFDVDEELASLGESLSLPAQFEEKREHLNDVLPKFNYPTEKYR
- a CDS encoding GNAT family N-acetyltransferase, with translation MERTEVVLGNAKGEIQLFSDNNKAGKMDISVIGKKLTVYHTEVDEEYAGKGLAKLLLEKLVSYARENDLKIVPLCPYVHAQFKRNPEEYNDVWLKEN
- a CDS encoding sugar dehydrogenase complex small subunit; translation: MIIQKIFNVDDYYYDVFMAISESLTGFSVNELQSTGLAETYYTHILHQIESVTFTEFLNISKDILENSTTQNQLNNAISSDILANPATQDIANSIITLWYLGTWEGAYINDLSYKEGLVWNLMQAHPPGAKQPGFKSWGVKPVNSNS
- a CDS encoding ring-cleaving dioxygenase is translated as MQNRILGLHHITAIADNAKRNLDFYTQVLGVRLVKKTVNFDDLGTYHFYFGNEEGTPGTILTFFPWEGIGQGSNGTGLATHIGYSVPKGSLEFWKNRLQQFNINVEENEIFGEKLISFKDPDGLQLQFIESSTPDDRKVWTTDDIKDENALKGFHNITLTLKKADPTIKVLTDIFGYDLQKQEGERYRFATDAIETANLVDIIESDKILAGRNAAGTNHHVAFRVKDDQVLMEFREKVMSAGLSITPKIDRDYFYSLYFREPGGVLFEIATDNPGFTVDEPLNELGKNLKLPKQHEALRERIENALPKLS